Proteins co-encoded in one Polynucleobacter sp. MG-6-Vaara-E2 genomic window:
- the gltX gene encoding glutamate--tRNA ligase — protein MHIRTRFAPSPTGFIHLGNLRSALYPWAFARHNKGDFILRIEDTDIERSTQEAVDVIIEGMAWLGMDIDEGPIYQMQRIDRYREVIKQMLDSGLAYPCYMSEEELNQLRDQQMANKEKPRYNGLWRPEQGKTLPPVPEGVLPVIRFKNPIGGSVIWQDAVKGQIEISNDELDDLVIARPDGTPTYNFCVVVDDLDMKITHVIRGDDHVNNTPRQINIMKALGGTPPIYAHLPTVLNDSGEKMSKRNGAMSVRDYQKAGYLPEAILNYLARLGWSHGDAEIFTKEQFVGWFDLESLGRSPAQHNPEKLLWLNHQYIQNADATQLAEAAKPFAHALGIDTDKGPNFVQVVALLKDRANTLIEIAEGSKLFYLPAPQLNAEQIAANIPATVIPALKDLIEAIKNAESTKEAYGAAFKQVLAQHQLKMPALAMPVRYALFATTQTPAIDSVLVVLGKEEAVDRLSKVVL, from the coding sequence ATGCATATTCGTACACGTTTCGCTCCCAGTCCTACAGGCTTTATCCACTTAGGAAACCTCAGAAGCGCCCTATATCCGTGGGCCTTTGCTCGCCACAATAAAGGCGACTTCATATTGCGTATTGAAGACACCGATATAGAGCGCTCCACACAAGAAGCTGTTGACGTCATCATTGAAGGCATGGCTTGGTTAGGTATGGATATTGATGAAGGCCCGATCTATCAAATGCAACGCATTGATCGTTATCGCGAGGTCATCAAGCAGATGTTAGATTCTGGTCTAGCTTATCCATGCTACATGAGCGAGGAAGAGCTTAATCAACTGCGCGACCAACAAATGGCCAATAAAGAAAAGCCACGGTACAACGGTCTTTGGAGGCCTGAGCAAGGTAAGACTCTGCCACCAGTTCCAGAAGGTGTATTACCGGTGATTCGTTTTAAGAATCCCATCGGTGGTTCTGTTATTTGGCAAGATGCAGTGAAGGGTCAAATAGAAATCTCTAACGATGAATTGGATGACTTGGTGATCGCTCGACCCGACGGCACGCCAACCTATAACTTTTGTGTAGTTGTTGATGATCTGGACATGAAGATTACCCATGTTATTCGGGGTGATGACCATGTCAACAATACGCCTCGCCAGATTAATATCATGAAAGCATTAGGCGGAACACCCCCCATTTATGCTCATCTACCAACAGTTCTCAATGACTCTGGTGAAAAGATGAGTAAGCGTAATGGCGCGATGAGTGTGCGCGATTATCAAAAAGCAGGGTATTTGCCTGAGGCAATCTTGAACTACTTGGCGCGTTTGGGGTGGTCCCACGGTGATGCAGAAATATTCACTAAAGAGCAGTTTGTGGGCTGGTTTGATTTAGAGAGTTTGGGTCGTTCGCCAGCGCAACATAACCCAGAAAAACTACTGTGGCTCAATCATCAATACATTCAGAATGCTGATGCAACTCAATTAGCAGAGGCAGCAAAACCATTTGCTCACGCTTTAGGTATTGATACCGATAAAGGTCCCAATTTTGTTCAAGTAGTTGCTTTATTAAAAGACCGTGCAAATACTTTGATTGAGATAGCAGAAGGATCTAAATTATTCTATCTACCAGCACCTCAGTTAAATGCAGAACAAATTGCTGCAAATATTCCTGCAACTGTAATTCCAGCGCTTAAAGATTTAATTGAGGCCATAAAAAATGCTGAGTCTACGAAGGAGGCTTATGGTGCAGCGTTTAAACAAGTTTTGGCTCAGCACCAACTGAAAATGCCAGCCTTAGCAATGCCCGTTCGTTATGCATTATTTGCCACAACTCAGACTCCCGCGATTGATTCTGTCCTAGTGGTGTTGGGTAAAGAGGAGGCTGTAGATAGGCTCTCTAAGGTGGTCCTGTAG
- the eno gene encoding phosphopyruvate hydratase yields the protein MSAIVDIIGREVLDSRGNPTVECDVLLESGVMGRAAVPSGASTGSREAIELRDGDKSRYLGKGVLKAVQNINVEIAETILGLDASEQAFLDKTLIDLDGTHNKARLGANATLAVSMAVARAAAEEAGLPLYRYFGGSGGMQLPVPMMNIVNGGAHANNSLDIQEFMVMPVGAENFRDALRCGAEIFHELKKIIGAQGMPTTVGDEGGFAPNFKSNQECLQTIMKAIEGAGYQAGEDVVLALDCAASEFYKDGKYHLSGEGLQLTSSEFSDYLGNLADQFPIVSIEDGMHESDWDGWADITKKLGNKIQLVGDDLFVTNTRILKEGIEKGIANSILIKINQIGTLTETFAAIEMAKRANYTAVISHRSGETEDSTIADIAVGTNAGQIKTGSLSRSDRIAKYNQLLRIEEDLGDVATYPGKSVFYNLKR from the coding sequence ATGAGCGCCATTGTTGACATCATCGGCAGAGAAGTACTAGATTCACGCGGTAACCCAACGGTAGAGTGCGATGTATTGCTTGAGTCCGGTGTGATGGGTCGTGCTGCAGTTCCATCCGGCGCATCTACTGGGTCACGTGAGGCAATTGAATTGCGTGATGGTGATAAGTCACGCTATTTAGGTAAGGGTGTTTTAAAGGCGGTTCAAAACATCAACGTTGAAATTGCAGAAACCATTTTGGGTCTCGATGCTAGCGAGCAAGCTTTCTTAGACAAGACTTTGATTGACTTAGATGGCACCCATAACAAAGCGCGCCTAGGTGCGAACGCTACCTTGGCTGTTTCTATGGCTGTTGCCAGAGCAGCAGCTGAAGAGGCTGGTTTGCCTTTGTATCGCTATTTTGGTGGGTCAGGTGGTATGCAATTGCCGGTACCCATGATGAACATTGTTAACGGTGGAGCCCACGCTAATAACAGCCTTGATATCCAAGAATTCATGGTGATGCCTGTAGGCGCAGAAAATTTCCGTGATGCTTTACGTTGCGGTGCAGAGATTTTTCATGAGCTCAAAAAGATCATTGGCGCACAAGGTATGCCAACTACCGTTGGAGATGAGGGCGGTTTTGCGCCAAATTTCAAGAGCAATCAAGAGTGCTTACAAACCATCATGAAAGCCATCGAGGGCGCAGGCTATCAAGCGGGTGAAGATGTTGTTTTAGCCTTAGATTGTGCAGCTAGTGAGTTCTATAAAGACGGCAAGTACCATCTATCAGGTGAAGGTTTGCAATTAACATCCAGTGAATTTTCCGATTACCTTGGAAATCTAGCCGATCAATTTCCAATCGTTTCGATTGAGGACGGCATGCATGAGAGTGACTGGGATGGTTGGGCTGATATCACTAAGAAGCTTGGCAACAAGATTCAGTTAGTTGGTGACGATCTATTTGTTACCAACACACGCATCCTAAAGGAGGGTATCGAAAAAGGCATTGCCAACTCTATTTTGATCAAGATTAACCAGATCGGTACATTGACTGAAACATTTGCAGCGATCGAGATGGCTAAGCGAGCTAACTACACAGCGGTTATCTCTCATCGCTCTGGCGAGACTGAAGATAGCACTATTGCTGATATCGCTGTTGGCACTAATGCCGGTCAGATTAAGACAGGATCTTTATCTCGCTCTGATCGTATTGCCAAATACAATCAGCTCTTGCGCATTGAAGAAGATTTGGGTGATGTAGCCACATACCCAGGCAAATCTGTTTTCTATAATTTGAAGCGCTAA
- the ftsB gene encoding cell division protein FtsB, whose amino-acid sequence MRLVIYSMLVLLIAIQYPLWLGKGGWLKVYEMEKQVELQEAKNSLLALRNAKLAGDVKDLKDGTRAIEERARVEHGLIKEGEFFVQILPAEKTTPAQATKQ is encoded by the coding sequence ATGCGTTTAGTCATCTACTCCATGCTGGTATTGCTCATTGCAATTCAGTACCCACTCTGGCTGGGTAAGGGTGGATGGCTCAAGGTATATGAAATGGAAAAGCAAGTAGAGCTTCAAGAGGCTAAAAATAGTCTTCTGGCACTACGTAATGCAAAACTGGCCGGCGATGTTAAGGATCTAAAAGATGGCACACGTGCGATTGAAGAGCGGGCTCGTGTTGAGCATGGCCTCATCAAAGAGGGGGAATTCTTTGTGCAAATCCTGCCAGCAGAAAAAACTACCCCAGCTCAAGCGACCAAGCAGTAG
- the hyi gene encoding hydroxypyruvate isomerase: protein MPKFAANLTMLFNEVPFLDRFELAAKSGFKAVEFLFPYPFPAADIKQRSDQHQLTLVLHNLPAGDWEAGERGIACHPDRKEEFRAGVAKAIEYAKALGVHQLNCLAGKIPTGSDITVVHATFVENLRYATSELKKANLRLLIEPINTFDIPGFFLNTTQQAIDILGEVGADNLFVQYDIYHAQRMEGEIANTIEKNLTKIAHIQLADNPGRNEPGTGEINYAYLFKSLDHLGYSGWIGCEYKPKTTTAAGLGWIKQLNS, encoded by the coding sequence ATGCCAAAATTCGCCGCTAACTTGACCATGCTCTTCAATGAAGTTCCTTTCCTCGATCGATTTGAGTTGGCCGCTAAATCAGGATTTAAGGCTGTGGAATTTTTGTTTCCATATCCATTTCCTGCAGCTGATATCAAACAAAGATCAGATCAACATCAGCTCACCTTGGTATTACATAATTTACCTGCTGGTGATTGGGAAGCTGGAGAGCGCGGCATTGCATGCCATCCCGATCGCAAGGAAGAATTTCGTGCGGGAGTTGCTAAGGCAATTGAGTATGCTAAGGCGCTGGGTGTTCATCAGTTAAATTGTTTGGCTGGTAAGATTCCCACCGGCTCTGATATCACAGTCGTGCATGCAACTTTCGTAGAGAATTTACGCTACGCTACTAGTGAACTCAAAAAAGCCAATTTACGCTTATTGATTGAACCTATTAATACCTTTGATATTCCAGGATTCTTTTTGAATACTACTCAACAGGCAATTGATATTCTGGGTGAAGTGGGTGCAGATAATCTATTTGTTCAGTATGACATTTATCATGCACAAAGAATGGAAGGTGAGATTGCCAACACCATTGAAAAGAATCTTACAAAAATTGCCCATATTCAATTAGCTGATAATCCTGGGCGCAATGAGCCCGGTACTGGTGAAATTAACTATGCTTACTTATTTAAATCCCTAGACCATCTAGGTTATAGCGGTTGGATAGGCTGCGAATACAAACCGAAGACTACTACTGCAGCTGGTCTTGGCTGGATCAAACAACTGAATTCATAA
- a CDS encoding carboxylesterase gives MPYRNAIENLKESVTILLPGLNGGGLELGQLPNFLNANGYETRIPEIQGYLYGSPADTFESWISQVHNTIDVLRGEFKTINLVGISMGSTLALAVASQRIDISSIALLSPVLRYDGWSVPWYRFLLNIAYKIGIRNWEYSEREPFGIKNPDLRRRIRDKFKAHELSEVGAPLITARHLHEAKGLMSYVTKNLDSITSRLLIIQSVEDDTCSIWSAEKILANTKSDLRRTIWLGNSYHIITIDNEREIVLNEVLRFLTRAAGGNIGLENYYSDMSPKPLKARTL, from the coding sequence ATGCCTTACCGAAATGCAATAGAGAATCTAAAAGAGAGCGTCACCATTCTACTGCCAGGATTGAACGGTGGTGGTTTAGAACTTGGGCAATTGCCTAATTTTTTAAATGCTAATGGTTATGAAACTCGTATTCCGGAGATTCAAGGCTATCTCTATGGTAGTCCTGCTGATACCTTTGAAAGTTGGATCAGCCAAGTTCACAATACTATTGATGTACTCAGAGGTGAATTCAAAACGATTAATCTTGTAGGTATTAGCATGGGCTCAACCTTAGCTCTAGCGGTTGCCAGTCAAAGAATCGATATCTCTTCTATAGCCCTACTGTCTCCAGTCCTGCGATATGACGGTTGGTCAGTGCCCTGGTATCGATTTTTGCTTAATATTGCCTACAAAATTGGTATTCGTAATTGGGAATATTCCGAGAGGGAGCCTTTTGGCATCAAGAACCCTGATTTACGCAGGCGCATTCGAGATAAATTCAAGGCACATGAATTGTCTGAAGTTGGCGCACCCTTGATCACGGCGCGTCATTTACATGAAGCCAAAGGACTCATGTCCTATGTCACCAAGAATCTAGATTCAATCACCTCAAGATTGCTGATTATCCAGTCGGTTGAGGATGACACTTGCTCCATTTGGTCTGCTGAAAAAATCTTGGCAAATACGAAATCTGATTTAAGAAGAACAATATGGTTAGGCAATAGTTATCACATTATTACTATCGATAATGAGCGTGAAATCGTCTTGAACGAAGTCTTGCGCTTCCTTACGCGCGCAGCTGGGGGAAACATTGGACTAGAGAATTACTACTCAGACATGTCTCCAAAACCTCTGAAAGCTAGAACTCTATAG
- the kdsA gene encoding 3-deoxy-8-phosphooctulonate synthase — protein MSTFKLCGFNVGLDQRFFLIAGPCVIESEQSAIDIAGQLKEMTTTLKIPFIYKSSFDKANRSSGTSFRGLGIDKGLEILAKVKKQVGVSVLTDVHDISEIAAVAEVVDVLQTPAFLCRQTDFIRACAQSGKPVNFKKGQFLSPHEMLNVVEKARAAAAEKNLPDQFMVCERGASFGYNNLVSDMRSLAILRESKAPVVFDATHSVQLPGGQGNSSGGQREFVPVLARAAVAVGISGLFMETHPDPAKALSDGPNAVPLDRMKELLESLLAIDTVIKSTGSFLENSFK, from the coding sequence ATGAGTACATTTAAGCTTTGTGGTTTTAACGTTGGCTTAGATCAGCGCTTCTTCCTGATTGCCGGCCCTTGCGTTATTGAGTCTGAGCAATCTGCAATTGATATTGCGGGGCAACTCAAAGAAATGACTACAACCCTCAAGATTCCATTTATCTATAAATCCTCTTTTGATAAGGCGAACCGTTCATCTGGCACGTCTTTTCGTGGCTTGGGGATTGATAAAGGGCTTGAGATTCTTGCTAAGGTTAAAAAACAAGTTGGTGTTTCTGTTCTGACGGATGTTCATGATATTAGTGAAATTGCTGCTGTAGCCGAGGTCGTAGATGTGTTGCAAACACCCGCCTTTTTATGCAGACAGACTGACTTTATTCGAGCTTGCGCTCAGAGTGGTAAGCCTGTGAATTTTAAAAAAGGCCAGTTTCTTTCCCCTCATGAAATGCTCAACGTAGTTGAGAAAGCGAGGGCAGCTGCTGCAGAGAAAAACCTACCAGACCAATTTATGGTCTGTGAACGCGGTGCTTCATTTGGTTATAACAATTTAGTTTCCGATATGCGCAGCTTAGCTATTCTGCGCGAATCTAAGGCGCCAGTAGTATTTGATGCTACCCACTCTGTCCAGCTTCCAGGCGGCCAAGGAAATTCCAGTGGCGGTCAAAGAGAGTTTGTTCCAGTTCTCGCGCGTGCAGCCGTTGCTGTTGGTATTAGCGGGCTCTTTATGGAGACGCATCCTGATCCTGCTAAGGCTTTATCAGACGGCCCTAACGCAGTGCCCTTAGATCGCATGAAAGAGCTATTAGAGTCTTTGCTTGCAATCGATACGGTTATTAAATCTACAGGTTCTTTTTTAGAGAATAGTTTTAAGTAA
- a CDS encoding DUF4118 domain-containing protein: MKHNLNATRWCPNKSAGYLNACVGVFFAFCVRLGLQPHIEEALPLFFFQINTIVIAFFFGAGPAFLTVALSIPLISYFFMAPFGEFTVLDARDISTLFVYGTYTLLVSFLVEWLRREQYNAKMAILVSETRFKLMVEGDAKIRELIKSTPPQI; encoded by the coding sequence ATGAAACACAATCTCAACGCTACTAGATGGTGCCCCAATAAGAGTGCTGGCTATCTAAATGCCTGTGTAGGGGTATTTTTTGCATTTTGCGTCAGATTGGGTCTCCAGCCTCATATTGAAGAGGCATTGCCGTTGTTCTTCTTCCAAATTAACACTATTGTGATTGCTTTCTTTTTTGGTGCTGGCCCAGCATTTTTAACCGTTGCTCTTAGCATTCCCTTGATATCCTATTTTTTTATGGCGCCATTTGGAGAATTTACTGTGCTTGATGCTAGAGATATCTCCACTTTATTCGTCTATGGCACCTATACATTGTTAGTTTCTTTCTTGGTGGAGTGGTTGCGCCGTGAGCAGTACAACGCCAAGATGGCAATATTAGTCAGCGAAACTCGATTCAAATTGATGGTTGAGGGTGACGCCAAAATTCGGGAGCTGATTAAGAGTACCCCCCCTCAAATCTAA
- a CDS encoding Hsp33 family molecular chaperone HslO: MNELLVFMCDGAPVRGEIVSIGSAWQAVLERRNDPPAIRRILGDFVGAATLLSASLKLDGTLIIQAQSKGPIQLLVVECKSDLSMRATVKLSVDASQVADNATLGDLLDASNSGRLVITLDPSNREPGQAPYQGIVALQDHRGDMSKPVSSAAEAIALYMQNSEQLDTRIWLTSNDTNVGGLMLQRLPDSGGHAHLDPQVAAEGWSRIQALGETITNEELLTLPPATILRRLFLEESTENGVRSFPARQIRFACRCSRTKVADVLRMLGEQEVKNILAEQGSVETICDFCSKPYRFDAVDCLQVFKTDSLSDATRPPSGGH; this comes from the coding sequence ATGAATGAATTGCTTGTATTTATGTGTGATGGCGCCCCAGTGCGCGGAGAAATTGTCTCTATTGGGTCCGCTTGGCAGGCTGTTTTAGAGCGTCGTAATGATCCCCCGGCAATACGCCGTATTTTGGGGGATTTTGTTGGCGCTGCCACCCTTTTGAGTGCCAGCTTGAAATTGGATGGCACCCTCATCATTCAAGCCCAAAGCAAGGGACCTATTCAACTATTGGTAGTGGAATGTAAGTCAGATCTCTCTATGCGGGCAACCGTTAAGCTTTCCGTTGATGCATCACAAGTTGCGGATAACGCAACGCTGGGTGATTTGTTAGATGCGAGTAATAGCGGTAGATTGGTTATTACACTCGACCCTTCGAATAGAGAGCCAGGCCAAGCACCCTATCAAGGAATTGTGGCTCTTCAGGATCATCGTGGCGACATGTCCAAACCCGTCTCCAGTGCGGCTGAAGCCATCGCTCTCTACATGCAAAATTCTGAACAGTTGGATACACGCATTTGGTTAACATCCAATGACACCAATGTAGGCGGCTTAATGTTACAGCGATTGCCAGATTCTGGTGGTCATGCACATTTAGACCCTCAAGTTGCTGCCGAAGGATGGTCACGCATTCAAGCCCTTGGTGAGACGATTACCAATGAAGAGCTGCTTACTTTGCCTCCAGCAACGATTTTGAGACGTCTATTTTTAGAAGAGTCTACTGAAAATGGAGTGCGCAGCTTCCCTGCCCGTCAAATTCGTTTTGCTTGCCGCTGCTCGCGAACCAAAGTAGCCGATGTATTGCGTATGCTTGGTGAGCAAGAGGTCAAAAACATCCTTGCAGAACAAGGATCCGTAGAGACAATCTGTGATTTTTGCTCAAAACCCTATCGCTTTGATGCAGTGGATTGCTTGCAAGTTTTCAAAACAGATTCATTAAGCGATGCAACAAGACCACCCTCTGGTGGCCATTAA
- a CDS encoding M48 family metallopeptidase, translated as MLLKVICCKLFVCITLITLLSACANTTRSGAVGINRSQFLLVSATEVDRLSAISYNEQNQKAKEKNVLVTSGPEYDRLKTISNRLIAQTGVFRDDTRQWNWELVLINAPILNATCAPGGRITFYTGLIEQLNLNDDEIAAIMGHEIAHALREHGRERLSQAMAQSAVVNIAMAAAGSYGSAISAANQASQYILVLPNSRQNESEADAIGLELAARAGYNPHAAISVWQKMNKATQGKGTLEFLSTHPSGETRIEQLTELMPAVEPLYQSAPKAKSK; from the coding sequence ATGCTGCTCAAAGTAATTTGCTGTAAGTTATTTGTCTGTATTACTCTTATCACCCTCCTCTCGGCCTGTGCTAATACCACTCGGTCGGGGGCTGTTGGTATTAATCGCTCCCAGTTCTTACTCGTATCTGCCACCGAAGTAGATCGTTTATCCGCCATTAGCTATAACGAACAAAATCAAAAAGCTAAAGAAAAAAACGTTTTGGTGACCTCTGGTCCCGAATACGACAGGTTGAAGACCATATCAAACCGCCTTATTGCGCAAACCGGAGTATTTCGTGATGACACAAGGCAATGGAATTGGGAATTGGTATTAATCAATGCCCCAATTTTAAATGCAACTTGTGCGCCTGGTGGAAGGATAACCTTTTATACAGGGTTGATAGAGCAACTCAATCTAAACGATGATGAAATCGCTGCCATTATGGGTCATGAGATTGCCCATGCGCTTCGTGAGCATGGTCGGGAACGCTTATCTCAGGCTATGGCACAAAGCGCCGTTGTCAACATAGCGATGGCTGCGGCTGGTAGTTACGGATCAGCTATAAGCGCCGCCAACCAAGCATCACAGTACATCTTAGTGCTGCCAAACTCGCGGCAAAATGAAAGTGAAGCTGATGCTATTGGTCTAGAGTTAGCCGCTAGAGCTGGATACAATCCTCATGCAGCAATTAGTGTGTGGCAAAAAATGAATAAAGCGACTCAGGGCAAAGGGACTCTTGAGTTTTTATCGACCCACCCTTCCGGTGAAACGCGGATTGAGCAACTCACAGAGTTGATGCCTGCCGTGGAACCTCTTTATCAATCAGCCCCAAAAGCGAAATCCAAATAA